The stretch of DNA ACGAAGCAATCGGTCTATTATATGAAAAAGGAGCCGTCAGCCCCGAACAACTGGGCCTCACAGAGGTAAAAGAAAACGAGTATTTTATCATTTCGGCCCCGGAAAAGCCCCTGCTGGGATACTATAACGCGCAAAGCAGACTGATAGAGCGCATTCACTGGCAGGAAGTTTACGGGGTCAGCCCACGAAATGCTGAGCAGGCCTTTGCTATTCACGCATTACTGAATCCCCGGATTAAGCTGGTTACCATTCAGGGGGTAGCCGGCACGGGCAAAACACTGCTGGCAATGGCCAGCGCTTTGCAGCAGCGCAGAAATTACCGGCAAATTTTTATTACCTGCCCTGTCATACCACTTAGTAACCGGGATATCGGCTTCTTGCCCGGTGATATAAAATCAAAGCTTGACCCGTATCTGCAGCCCTACTGGGATACACTGAGTTTCATCAAAGATCTGCACGGCAATGAGGATAAAAACGGCAAACGGATTGATGAAATGCTGGAGTCGGAAAAAATTGCCATAGCCCCTCTCGCCTATATTCGCGGGCGAAGCTTCTCAAAGGTTTTTTTCATTATTGATGAAGCCCAAAACCTGACTCCGCACGAAGTAAAAACCATCATATCCCGAGCCGGGGATGATACCAAAATGGTGTTTATGGGAGATATTCACCAGATAGATACCCCCTATCTGGACGCAGAGAGCAATGGTCTCTCTTACCTGATTGACCGTATAAAAAATAATCCTTTGTTTGCCCATATCACCCTGGAGAAAGGTGAGCGTAGTGCTCTGGCCAATCTGGCTAATCTTTATTTATAATTTATAAAAGAAAGAATATTGCTCTTAATTTGCAAAGTCGTAATACCGAATAATTTTCATCCCCCCATGCGATTGCTTAGTATCTTTTTAGCGCTCCTTGTTGCCTGTTTTACGGGGTGCAAGCAACCAACGGCATGCCTGACAACCGAACGTACTACTGTGTCCATAATGGATACTCTTACCATACAGAATTGCAGCACGGATGCTGATCGGTACATCTGGCATACGGATGGTGCCACTCGCGTAGAAAAAGTAGCCGTAAACAACTGCTCGGATTCCATAGTGATCTACTATCAGAGTCCGGGTGTTTACACGGTAACCCTTGAAGCCGGAATTTATGATGGCCCCCCTGCAAATTGCATTGTGCCCACGCTGCGTAAAAGCGATAAAGCCTCACTTATCATTACCGTCAACTAACTTCAATTCAAAAACCAGGAGTGATAATAAACGGTTTGGTTTGGGTTGCATCACCCGCCACAGCAGAAAAGGAATAAACTCCGGGAGCCAGATCAGCTACATCCACCCACCCGCCAGGTGAACCCTCCAGCTGTTTAACGTGCTGTCCCAAAGAGTTGACTATTGTAATAAAAAATCTTTCTGAGCGGCTATTTGGGAAGATGGAGTAATACAGTAGATTGGCAACCGGGTTGGGGTATATGTTTAATAAAAAACTTTTGCTCGGCATCGCAGTAAAGGCAGCAGTGTGTAACGTATCGTAAGGGTTTCCGATATTGACTCCATTTACAACATAATCCGGCAGCAGTGGACGCGCCAGTTTCAGCATTTCCCGCATGAGAGCTACCTGCTGATGGGTAAACAGATTCTGACAGCTCTCTTTGGAGTAGTCCATGTAGTTTTCCCACATATCGGGTAAATCGTTTTGAGGATCCTGGCAGGTGTTGGTGTTGATGTTACAGCCTTGGGCTGTGAATGCCGCTGTTTGGGAATTCATGCCGGAGTTGGGTGTATCATCCAAACCATCATCTACACTGCAATCAGGAATTAAAATGCTTAAAGGACCATCGCCCCAGATATGCCGCAAACCCAGATAGTGGCCGATCTCATGTGTAGCCGTACGACCGCGGTCGGCAAGACTGAATATCTGACCAGTAGCGCGCGGGTTGGCACGCCCGAAAACCTTGTAATGAATTACCACCCCATGCAGGTTGCTATTGGGCTGCATGGTATCCATGGGCCAATGTGGTGCCCCGTCAGGGGGATAAGCCACGCCCAGCACAAGGGCAAACGGATTGGCCGGATCTTCCAGATTGCACACCCAGATATTCAGATAACGTTCCGTATCCCACGCATTTACTCCACCTGTGCTGTCTGACTTTACTTCGTCAGCACCAATGCTGCTGCCCGAAAAAATATCACCCAATCCGGAAAAGTATTCCCGTTGGGTATAGATGCGGTTGATACCGGTAGTGGGATTGCCCTGCGGATCCCGGGTAGCCAGATAAAATTCAATGCCCGCATCAGCGGCCAGCGGTTTAAAAATGGAACGGGTATTTGCCGAATCAGGGTTTTTTCTGCGATAATCCTGATTAAGCACCTCAATCTGATTATAGATGAGGGAGTCTTCAATGTTTTCCGAAGAGTCGTGATACACCACATGCACCACCACGGGAATGCGGAAAATAGTATCCCAGGTCTGCGGAGCTTTTTGAACGGAGGAGGCTTTTGCCCGCGCCAGCGCTTTTTGATACATCTGTTCCACGGCAGCATTATAAACAGGATACTTAGCGGCATTCAGCAAAAACTGTTCGTGCGTGGCGCAACGGTGTATGAATTGTCCGGAGGCTTCCGTCATTAGGGCCAGCAGACACAGCAAAAAGAAGGCATATTGCATAGCAGATGACATTTGCTTTTAAAGATAGGTGAAAAATAAAGTAGTTGAAACGGCATCGTGGTTGTCCTGCTCAAACCTGCCGAGAAGTCTTTCATGCTGAGTTTTCATTGTCTGCAACACGCAGCACTGTTATCTTTTTTTAAGCACCAGCATCCGACTACTACTCCTCATCTCCATAATCTTCCTGCAGTTTTGTTTTCAGTTCAGGAGCTGATGAAAACAGCCTGAGTGCGGGTACTCCTCATGTGTTACCCTCTATAAGGTAAGAGGGCCGATACGATTACCCTGCCGTGTATAACGGTAGATAAATTAACCCTAAAGCGGTTAGCTGTGTAAATCAGCTCAGTGGTGAAACTGCTCGGCTTCCGTTGAGCCTTCCATAGCGGTGGTAGATGACTGTCCCTGCTGAATGGTGTTTTGAACAGCATCAAAATATTCAGTGCCCACGAATGACTGGTGCTTGACGGCTTTGAATCCTTCCTTAGCCAGCTGAAACTCGCGTTGCTGCAGTTCGGAATAGCCGGCCATACCGCGTTCTCTGTATGCTTTGGATAGTTCAAACATGGATGTATTCAGGGCGTGGAAACCAGCCAGCGTGATAAACTGGAATTTATATCCCATTTCAGCCAGTCGTTCTCTGAAGGTTTCCATTTCAGACACTGTAAGTTTAGCGGCCCAGTTAAAGGAAGGCGAACAGTTGTAGGCAAGCATTTTATCCGGAAACTTTTCATGCACGGCATCGGCAAATTCTTTGGCATATCCGATGTCGGGATTGGAGGTTTCCATCCAGATCAGGTCTGCATACGGGGCATAGGAAAGCGCCCTGTCAATACCCTGTTCAATGCCATTTTTTACATAATAAAATCCTTCTGAAGTTCTTTTGCCTGTGATGAACTTGCGGTCACGTTCATCAATGTCGGAAGTAAGC from Chitinophagales bacterium encodes:
- a CDS encoding phosphate starvation protein PhoH; translated protein: MKEKVSASPGDRKIFVLDTSVILYDHNAIKNFEEHDIVIPIQVLEELDHFKKGNDTRNFEAREFIRLIDDISKNNLLNEWIPLNGPTKGRFRIAVNENGIEPEKDAVRLFGNDKNDHKILNAALSLQKKYADKKVILVTKDTCLRLKAKALNIRAEDYETGKIHDVDKLYTGKTVLQQVSDEAIGLLYEKGAVSPEQLGLTEVKENEYFIISAPEKPLLGYYNAQSRLIERIHWQEVYGVSPRNAEQAFAIHALLNPRIKLVTIQGVAGTGKTLLAMASALQQRRNYRQIFITCPVIPLSNRDIGFLPGDIKSKLDPYLQPYWDTLSFIKDLHGNEDKNGKRIDEMLESEKIAIAPLAYIRGRSFSKVFFIIDEAQNLTPHEVKTIISRAGDDTKMVFMGDIHQIDTPYLDAESNGLSYLIDRIKNNPLFAHITLEKGERSALANLANLYL